The following proteins are encoded in a genomic region of Magnolia sinica isolate HGM2019 chromosome 1, MsV1, whole genome shotgun sequence:
- the LOC131237805 gene encoding anthocyanidin reductase ((2S)-flavan-3-ol-forming)-like yields MSIEANGKKTVCVTGAAGYMASLLVKQLLESGYAVHATVRDPANQSKVAHLLALQGSGDLKLFRADLTDEGSFDDAVNGCDVVFHVATPVHFESKDPENDMIKPAIQGTLNVLKSCKKAKVRRVVLTSSAAAVSINKLTGTGHVVDEESWTDVEFLANEKPPTWGYPMSKALAEKAAWNFAEENNIDLITIVPVLMAGRSLTPAVPSSICLAMSLLTGNDFLINGLKGMQLLSGSISLAHVEDVCRAHIFVAENESASGRYICCPINTCVTELAKLLSKRYPQYKVPTDYGDFPAKPKLSISSEKLIKSGFTFKYKIEEIYDESIEYFKDVGLLAK; encoded by the exons ATGTCGATCGAAGCCAATGGAAAAAAGACGGTGTGCGTTACCGGAGCCGCTGGATACATGGCATCATTGCTTGTGAAGCAGTTGCTGGAGAGTGGATACGCCGTCCATGCTACCGTTAGGGACCCAG CTAACCAATCCAAGGTGGCCCACCTCTTAGCTCTACAAGGTTCTGGTGATCTCAAACTTTTCAGGGCAGATCTTACCGATGAAGGCAGCTTTGATGATGCTGTGAACGGCTGCGATGTCGTCTTTCACGTGGCCACTCCGGTGCACTTCGAGTCCAAAGATCCAGAG AATGACATGATCAAGCCTGCAATCCAAGGTACATTGAACGTTCTGAAATCATGCAAGAAAGCAAAGGTGAGGCGGGTCGTCTTGACATCATCGGCAGCGGCCGTGTCGATAAATAAACTCACCGGAACGGGCCATGTCGTCGACGAAGAGAGCTGGACGGACGTCGAGTTTTTGGCTAATGAGAAGCCACCAACTTGG GGTTACCCAATGTCAAAAGCATTGGCAGAGAAGGCGGCATGGAATTTTGCTGAGGAAAACAACATCGACCTCATCACCATTGTTCCCGTTCTCATGGCGGGCCGCTCGCTGACTCCAGCGGTCCCCAGCAGCATCTGTCTCGCTATGTCATTGCTCACAG GGAATGATTTTCTGATCAACGGTTTGAAAGGCATGCAATTGCTCTCTGGATCAATATCGCTCGCGCATGTAGAGGACGTTTGCCGGGCCCACATATTTGTAGCCGAGAACGAATCAGCCTCTGGCCGATACATATGCTGCCCGATCAACACATGCGTGACAGAACTGGCGAAATTACTCTCAAAGAGATACCCACAATACAAAGTCCCAACTGA CTATGGAGATTTTCCAGCGAAACCCAAGTTGAGCATCTCTTCAGAGAAGCTGATCAAATCAGGATTCACCTTCAAGTACAAGATCGAAGAGATTTACGATGAATCCATCGAGTATTTCAAAGATGTTGGGCTGTTGGCAAAATGA
- the LOC131237783 gene encoding calcium/calmodulin-regulated receptor-like kinase 1 yields the protein MKGVSWGLIVGVSIGVIIGALLAFSALLCIRFRKRHAQIGISNSRRASTIPMRANGVDSSTVLSDSTISQESPKQSEGNSMSLWLEGPKRKNVVSVSGIPKYPYKELQKATRNFTTVLGQGAFGPVYKAQMSTGETVAVKVLATNSKQGEREFQTEVFLLGRLHHRNLVNLVGYCAEKGQHMLVYVYMSNGSLASHLYTEKHGLLIWDLRVYIALDIARGLEYLHDGASPPVVHRDIKSSNILLDQSMRARVADFGLSGEAMAASHGSNVRGTFGYLDPEYVSTKAFTKKSDVYSYGVLLFELIAGRNPQQGLMEYVELAAINTEGRVGWEEIADSRLDGKYDIQELNDMAALAYKCINPIARKRPSMRDIVQALTRIVKLRQNRKHHKHASVVSLEEVIIDIDQTDVHVPNGNHQREDSISSMTDLPDV from the exons ATGAAAGGCGTGTCTTGGGGGCTGATAGTTGGGGTTTCCATAGGGGTGATTATTGGTGCACTTCTGGCCTTTTCTGCTCTGTTGTGTATAAGGTTTCGTAAGAGGCATGCACAGATAGGGATTAGCAATTCACGGAGGGCTTCAACCATCCCCATGCGTGCCAATGGTGTTGATTCCTCTACAGTTTTGTCAGACTCAACCATTAGTCAGGAGTCACCGAAACAATCTGAAGGGAACAGCATGTCCTTGTGGCTGGAAGGACCTAAGAGGAAGAATGTAGTCTCAGTGTCTGGAATACCCAAATATCCTTACAA AGAACTGCAAAAGGCAACTCGTAATTTCACAACAGTTCTAGGGCAAGGGGCATTTGGTCCTGTTTACAAAGCTCAGATGTCAACTGGTGAGACGGTTGCTGTTAAAGTGCTCGCTACTAATTCTAAGCAGGGGGAGAGGGAGTTCCAAACAGAG GTTTTTCTGCTTGGGAGATTACACCACAGAAACCTTGTGAATTTGGTGGGATATTGTGCAGAAAAAGGCCAGCACATGCTTGTTTATGTATACATGAGTAATGGAAGTCTTGCGTCTCATTTGTATA CTGAGAAACATGGACTGTTGATCTGGGATTTGAGGGTTTATATTGCTCTGGACATCGCAAGGGGTTTGGAGTATCTTCACGATGGG GCATCCCCACCGGTGGTGCATCGGGACATCAAGTCTTCAAACATACTGTTGGATCAGTCCATGAGAGCTAGA GTTGCTGATTTTGGGCTTTCAGGGGAAGCAATGGCTGCCTCTCATGGATCTAATGTCAGGGGAACTTTTGGCTATCTTGATCCTGAGTATGTATCTACGAAGGCCTTCACGAAGAAAAGTGATGTTTACAGCTATGGCGTCCTGCTGTTTGAACTGATTGCAGGCAGGAATCCTCAACAGGGTCTTATGGAATACGTGGAGCTT GCAGCAATAAATACTGAAGGGAGAGTTGGGTGGGAGGAAATTGCGGATTCCCGTCTTGATGGGAAATATGACATTCAAGAACTGAACGACATGGCAGCCCTTGCGTACAAATGCATCAACCCCATAGCGAGGAAACGGCCTTCCATGAGGGACATTGTTCAGGCGCTCACTCGGATTGTTAAGCTGCGCCAGAATCGGAAGCATCACAAACACGCTTCAGTGGTTTCATTGGAGGAAGTCATAATCGATATAGACCAAACTGATGTCCATGTTCCAAATGGGAATCATCAAAGAGAGGACTCGATCAGCAGCATGACGGATCTGCCTGATGTTTGA